The Rhinolophus ferrumequinum isolate MPI-CBG mRhiFer1 chromosome 4, mRhiFer1_v1.p, whole genome shotgun sequence genome has a window encoding:
- the ADPRHL1 gene encoding inactive ADP-ribosyltransferase ARH2 isoform X1 → MERFQAAMLLGSVGDALGYRNARKENSSTGTKVQEELQKLGGLDHLVLSPEKWPVSDNTIMHMTTAGALTTDYWCLDDLYREMVKRYVEVLEKLPEHRADPATIEGCSQLKPDNYLLAWHTPFNEKGSGFGAATKAMCIGMRYWKPERLETLIEVSIECGRMTHNHPTGFLGSLCTALFASYAIQGKPLEQWGRDMMKTIPLAEEYCKKTIRHLAEYQEHWFYFEAKWQFYLEERKINEDTGSKATFPDHYDAEERNKTYKKWSSEGRGGRRGHDAPMIAYDALLGAGNNWVELCHRAMFHGGESGATGTIAGCLFGLLHGLDAVPKGLYQDLEHREKLAHLGEALHHLSTEENPKSGKICSNKTPIDSQALKKKVSKVTCDPAVRAILSSLLLYITDHEDGPQEQTPTKSAESRESQVSRKTEPQDTNRRPTRFQLLQAKFMGTGREPYLKKTREVGKLIFKDKQSPGRSLVTATVNKLLEKSREGANGSARSREPLCGDKPRWGLPVGKNTVKNILKKFLAAEEKEAEEKRVHEKPPAERTKAKGLLPKIIGKRSSVLSKLREKFEQSSCLCSEASMLLLRTEERKKKNLQRKKMHRPEIRELCMATIASTCIRMPPAHFLACSAEPVPAFSIATVVCSPRSWLSHCAKIRHSDQGHMPRRERGRSPSAEETEPGGNKTLGKGLLGEGPAQSSTPQATAPRDSLETAPPGAGPECVHKPSPFLASPRGEAIPGLEPVLSLLEPASPGCTGVSGGDRMQGPQASSTTDDTQEAKGARVGLCPGPLGEGAEEAPQVDLIVCSSEDEMERVISDSEQDPFFAIQKNFPEQTAPGHIPPLHAATAQATQHTESAFEPPLITVKLPVVHEMPPPPVMLQKASGSEDQCSNVLGGESVVENVQVLFPTMTDSKSANLAKTGVSKLEGTPGRLSTPSQRGSRADLSLTTLRGAASVHHDIPEAAPTLKPQKSPIGGKENKGSIGNSNKLKNHKDISSKDVSELSYEKHQLSESDEMPIRDEDTPSHHSTASENRLRGNSHSVPESELVPSPNKNNSMGIPTLVTAPAEDWTRSESVTTVDKNTLQEQERRKPPLTESALPLLMAEGSTTQDLDENRPSSFNEGPKPSIKAPRSATATGATKSHTAPEPGNILKPKNSMSEEWDTLHKGECSSSPTSHSFITEDLSQEPTCHLFLTPGEPSKLHSSSAAEGRVCQNLGERPRSTSQSSEVLTALPQEVTGPELMPNKSRVGVSNEPAASKTNTTARSRNTIAAQTSPRGNNTESPVPTSNLPVQQGSSVARSLHDSLGKLPSPSENQQAKDEKHLMSEKQLPLSTGISSQFPSVPLTAAEGQQVDGAPQKCPDLQAHLLPASRIQSGILEEIKVGKRPQLPQAGLGSREEGASGLVGLKGPGQKGVAPSGPEEIKVREKPWPQADLGGQEERASGAVGRKGPGQKGVAPSDQKATLRGSEEAQIQTRDGKVSNMVTAEVETPCRHAETGPEHPPGQWVRTREDPTQGHSAHTEENQAPSPLEMPGRLAQAQDGRMASHNSVQPTGSSAAVAPPAGTSWKSHRPAPRDRKGAPGAPDEVGVHSPEVAKGQTSSHPEPAQGSAMPTPEPGGCQTPQDPAQEAPPDIPGVGRSSLDLEHRRKSAHLAKYRAQSFCDQRSFDLSFRPKITRANDTFELAK, encoded by the exons GCTCGGGATTTGGAGCGGCCACCAAAGCCATGTGCATCGGTATGCGGTACTGGAAGCCGGAGCGGCTGGAGACCCTTATTGAAGTCAGCATCGAATGCGGCCGGATGACGCACAACCACCCCACAG GCTTCCTTGGGTCGCTGTGCACAGCCCTGTTTGCATCCTACGCCATACAAGGAAAGCCACTCGAGCAGTGGGGGAGAGACATGATGAAGACGATCCCACTGGCTGAAGAATATTGTAAGAAGACCATCCGGCACCTAGCAG AGTACCAGGAGCACTGGTTTTACTTTGAAGCTAAATGGCAGTTTTACttggaggagagaaaaatcaatgaagacaCGGGAAGTAAAGCCACCTTTCCTGACCATTATGATGCAGAGGAGAGGAACAAG ACGTACAAGAAGTGGAGCTCAGAAGGTCGAGGAGGACGGCGGGGCCATGACGCCCCCATGATTGCCTATGATGCCCTCTTAGGAGCCGGGAACAACTGGGTGGAGCTTTGCCACCGGGCCATGTTTCATGGAG GTGAGAGCGGGGCGACAGGGACCATTGCGGGCTGCCTGTTCGGATTGCTCCATGGCCTGGACGCTGTTCCCAAAGGCCTGTACCAGGATCTGGAGCACAGGGAGAAGCTGGCGCACCTGGGCGAAGCTCTTCACCACCTGTCCACAGAAGAGAA CCCCAAGAGTGGCAAGATTTGCAGCAATAAGACACCCATTGATTCCCAAGCCCTCAAAAAGAAGGTCAGTAAGGTGACCTGTGACCCCGCTGTACGTGCTATCCTCAGCAGCCTGCTGCTCTACATCACTGACCATGAAGACGGGCCCCAGGAGCAGACTCCCACCAAGAGTGCAGAGAGTAGAGAAAGTCAGGTGAGCCGCAAGACTGAGCCCCAAGACACCAACCGGCGGCCCACACGCTTTCAGCTCCTGCAGGCCAAGTTCATGGGCACTGGCCGGGAGCCCTACCTCAAGAAGACCCGAGAGGTAGGAAAGCTGATCTTCAAGGACAAGCAGAGCCCAGGAAGGAGCTTGGTGACTGCCACCGTCAACAAGCTCCTGGAAAAGTCCAGGGAGGGGGCCAACGGCTCAGCACGGAGCCGGGAGCCCCTCTGTGGTGATAAGCCCCGGTGGGGCCTCCCTGTCGGGAAAAACACTGTGAAAAACATTCTGAAGAAGTTCTTGGCCGCAGAGGAGAAGGAGGCTGAGGAGAAGAGGGTGCATGAAAAGCCTCCTGCAGAGCGGACCAAAGCCAAGGGCCTCCTGCCAAAGATCATAGGCAAGAGGAGCTCAGTCCTGTCTAAGCTTCGGGAAAAGTTTGAGCAGAGCAGTTGTCTTTGCTCAGAGGCCAGCATGTTGCTGCTCCGCACGGAGGAGCGAAAGAAAAAGAACctgcagaggaagaaaatgcaCAGGCCAGAGATCCGCGAGCTCTGCATGGCCACCATAGCCAGCACCTGCATCAGGATGCCCCCGGCCCACTTTCTGGCCTGCTCAGCTGAGCCTGTGCCAGCCTTCAGCATTGCCACAGTCGTCTGCAGCCCCAGAAGCTGGCTGTCCCACTGTGCCAAAATCAGACACTCGGATCAGGGACACATGCCCCGAAGAGAAAGAGGCAGGTCTCCCAGTGCAGAGGAGACAGAACCTGGTGGGAACAAAACACTAGGAAAGGGGCTGCTTGGTGAGGGGCCAGCACAGTCCTCAACACCACAGGCTACCGCTCCCAGAGACAGTCTGGAAACAGCACCCCCTGGTGCAGGACCTGAGTGTGTCCACAAACCTTCCCCCTTTCTTGCATCCCCAAGGGGCGAAGCCATTCCTGGCCTCGAACCTGTGTTATCCCTACTTGAACCCGCCAGCCCAGGGTGCACTGGGGTATCGGGAGGTGACAGGATGCAGGGTCCCCAGGCAAGCAGCACTACAGATGATACCCAGGAAGCAAAGGGGGCAAGAGTGGGCTTGTGCCCTGGACCCTTGGGCGAGGGAGCGGAGGAGGCCCCTCAGGTGGACTTGATAGTTTGCAGTTCAGAGGATGAAATGGAAAGAGTGATTTCAGACTCAGAGCAAGACCCCTTCTTCGCCATCCAGAAGAATTTCCCAGAACAAACAGCACCAGGACATATCCCACCGCTCCATGCAGCCACAGCCCAGGCCACCCAGCACACAGAGTCAGCCTTCGAGCCTCCATTGATAACTGTCAAACTTCCTGTTGTCCATGAGATGCCACCCCCTCCTGTCATGCTGCAAAAGGCATCAGGTAGTGAAGACCAATGTTCCAATGTTCTGGGAGGAGAGAGTGTGGTTGAAAATGTACAAGTGCTATTTCCCACTATGACTGACAGTAAAAGTGCCAACCTGGCCAAGACCGGAGTGAGCAAGCTAGAGGGGACACCCGGGAGACTCAGCACCCCTTCTCAGCGGGGCTCACGGGCAGACCTAAGCCTCACAACTCTAAGGGGCGCTGCCAGTGTTCATCACGACATCCCAGAGGCAGCTCCAACgctgaaaccacagaaaagtcccattggaggaaaggaaaacaaaggaagtaTTGGGAATTCAAACAAGCTCAAGAACCATAAGGATATTTCAAGCAAGGATGTTTCTGAGCTCAGTTATGAGAAGCACCAGTTGTCAGAATCAGATGAAATGCCAATCCGTGATGAAGACACCCCATCCCATCATTCCACAGCTTCGGAAAATCGTCTGAGAGGAAACAGCCACTCTGTCCCTGAGAGTGAGCTAGTGCCATCTCCCAACAAGAATAACTCGATGGGCATCCCAACGTTGGTGACGGCACCGGCCGAAGATTGGACAAGGTCTGAGAGTGTGACCACAGTGGACAAGAACACCCTGCAAGAGCAAGAACGCAGGAAGCCACCATTAACTGAATCTGCCCTGCCCCTGCTGATGGCTGAAGGAAGCACCACCCAGGATCTTGATGAGAACAGACCAAGCTCCTTCAATGAAGGCCCAAAACCAAGTATTAAAGCCCCCAGGTCGGCGACAGCTACAGGGGCCACCAAGAGTCACACAGCACCAGAGCCAGGTAACATCCTGAAGCCCAAAAACAGTATGTCTGAAGAGTGGGACACTTTGCACAAGGGGGAATGCAGCTCCTCGCCAACAAGTCACAGTTTTATAACAGAGGATCTCAGTCAGGAACCCACCTGCCACCTCTTCTTGACACCAGGTGAGCCCTCAAAGCTCCACAGCAGCAGCGCAGCAGAGGGACGCGTCTGCCAAAACTTGGGGGAGCGCCCACGTTCAACCTCACAGTCCTCGGAGGTGCTGACCGCTCTCCCACAGGAGGTCACTGGCCCTGAGCTCATGCCTAACAAGTCCCGAGTGGGGGTTTCAAATGAACCAGCAGCAAGCAAAACAAATACCACAGCTCGAAGCAGAAATACTATAGCTGCACAAACAAGTCCTCGGGGGAATAACACAGAGTCCCCGGTTCCAACCTCAAATCTCCCCGTGCAACAGGGAAGCAGTGTAGCCAGGTCTCTGCACGACAGTTTGGGCAAACTGCCCTCACCTTCCGAGAACCAACAGGCCAAGGACGAGAAGCACCTCATGTCTGAAAAGCAGCTCCCTCTCAGCACTGGAATTTCCAGTCAGTTTCCATCAGTGCCACTGACAGCAGCAGAAGGGCAGCAGGTGGATGGGGCACCCCAAAAGTGTCCTGACCTCCAGGCACACCTGCTGCCTGCATCCCGCATACAGTCTGGCATCCTAGAGGAAATAAAAGTCGGGAAGAGGCCACAGCTAccacaggcagggctggggagtCGAGAGGAGGGGGCCTCAGGGCTGGTGGGTCTGAAGGGTCCTGGACAGAAGGGAGTAGCTCCTTCGGGACCAGAGGAAATCAAGGTCAGGGAGAAGCCATGGCCACAGGCAGACCTGGGGGGTCAAGAGGAGAGGGCCTCAGGGGCTGTGGGGCGAAAGGGTCCAGGACAGAAGGGAGTAGCTCCTTCAGACCAGAAGGCCACATTGCGTGGCTCTGAAGAGGCTCAAATACAGACCAGGGATGGCAAAGTGAGCAACATGGTGACTGCTGAAGTGGAGACTCCCTGCCGACATGCTGAGACAGGTCCAGAACATCCACCAGGACAATGGGTGAGGACTAGAGAGGACCCCACTCAAGGACACAGTGCCCACACTGAAGAGAACCAAGCACCTTCCCCCCTAGAAATGCCAGGGCGCTTGGCACAAGCCCAGGACGGCAGGATGGCATCCCACAACTCCGTGCAGCCCACAGGCAGCTCTGCAGCAGTGGCGCCCCCTGCAGGTACAAGCTGGAAGTCCCACAGACCAGCACCCAGGGACCGCAAGGGGGCACCTGGAGCGCCCGACGAGGTGGGAGTACACTCTCCTGAGGTGGCCAAGGGCCAGACATCCTCCCACCCTGAGCCAGCACAAGGCTCTGCCATGCCGACGCCTGAACCTGGGGGCTGCCAGACACCCCAAGACCCAGCCCAGGAGGCGCCCCCAGACATCCCTGGGGTAGGGAGAAGCTCTCTGGATCTTGAACATCGAAGAAAGTCAGCACACTTGGCAAAATACAGAGCCCAAAGCTTTTGCGACCAGAGGTCTTTTGATTTGTCCTTTCGGCCAAAAATTACCAGGGCGAACGACACGTTTGAACTTGCAAAGTGA